Proteins from a single region of Kluyveromyces lactis strain NRRL Y-1140 chromosome A complete sequence:
- the TAN1 gene encoding putative tRNA acetyltransferase (similar to uniprot|P53072 Saccharomyces cerevisiae YGL232W TAN1 Putative tRNA acetyltransferase RNA-binding protein required for the formation of the modified nucleoside N(4)-acetylcytidine in serine and leucine tRNAs but not required for the same modification in 18S rRNA) encodes MAKRSRKDSKGGIVKRYKVVKSTLDPNTSGIYITCARNKEKAAASEILSIFEEKVEEYYSDELNAMNSASPDGSGSIEIESKEPVTTESKKEISIEEELQQELEGLKNHKTTIVDTKKNKPILEQLDLQTECLVFVKTRKPIVPEKFVHRIIRDLADPHDLRKRTRFVQKLTPITDSCHASMEELAKLCERVLPQHFHKEEMVPVKFAVEINKRNFSTMDKMEMIKYIAGFVGKQGSLEHKVDLKNYDKLVLLQCFKNNIGMCVVDKDYRTDYKKYNVQELFEMKHKNKETTPTTAESAPASTQSNTSK; translated from the coding sequence ATGGcaaaaagaagcagaaaagATTCTAAAGGAGGTATCGTTAAGAGATATAAAGTTGTCAAAAGCACTCTAGATCCTAACACTTCAGGAATCTACATAACGTGtgcaagaaacaaagagaagGCCGCTGCCTCTGAAATTCTTTctatttttgaagaaaaggtagAAGAGTACTATTCTGATGAGCTCAATGCCATGAACTCGGCCTCTCCTGATGGCTCAGGATCCATCGAAATCGAAAGTAAAGAACCCGTCACAACAGAGtcgaagaaagagatttcaattgaagaggAACTTCAGCAAGAGTTGGAAGGACTAAAAAACCATAAAACTACCATAGTCGAtaccaaaaaaaacaaaccaATATTGGAGCAGCTCGACCTTCAGACTGAGTGTCTAGTCTTTGTGAAGACCCGAAAACCGATTGTTCCAGAAAAGTTTGTTCATAGAATCATCAGAGATCTAGCCGATCCACATGACTTgaggaaaagaacaagatttGTGCAGAAACTAACACCAATTACCGATTCATGTCATGCCAGTATGGAAGAATTGGCAAAACTTTGTGAACGAGTACTACCACAGCACTTCCACAAAGAGGAGATGGTGCCAGTAAAATTTGCAGTAGAGATCAACAAACGAAACTTTAGTACTATGGATAAAATGGAAATGATTAAATATATTGCTGGATTCGTAGGAAAGCAAGGTTCATTAGAACATAAagttgatttgaagaattatGATAAGCTTGTGCTGTTGCAATGCTTTAAAAACAACATCGGAATGTGTGTTGTAGATAAAGATTATCGGACTGATTACAAGAAATATAACGTTCAGGAATTGTTCGAAATGAAGcataaaaataaagaaactacTCCTACTACTGCAGAGTCTGCCCCGGCTTCTACCCAAAGCAATACTAGCAAATAG
- the EMC4 gene encoding chaperone EMC4 (similar to uniprot|P53073 Saccharomyces cerevisiae YGL231C) produces MVKIYDFLKSEIGLIDKLQEGIMSEDIPQWAKDLKVDKVMRRNSVNGGKLPDPFGIKKLEIEGQKPPKVIDHDAQNRIAKLTAERAWQISSEPLKSVPMNIIMSYMSGNSLQIIPIMTAVMLVSNPIKSILGVKSKFQHLINKDNDVTPPVVAAMIMYVIYQLILMGIGLHKLNSMGLFPTTSSDWLAWQQPTEYLYRTLSI; encoded by the coding sequence ATGGTAAAGATTTATGATTTCCTCAAGAGTGAAATTGGACTAATAGACAAGCTTCAAGAGGGAATTATGTCAGAAGATATCCCACAATGGGcgaaagatttgaaagttgaCAAAGTGATGAGGCGAAATAGTGTCAATGGTGGTAAATTGCCGGATCCGTTTGGAATAAAGAAACTAGAGATCGAAGGACAGAAGCCCCCTAAGGTGATAGATCATGACGCTCAAAATCGTATAGCCAAACTCACTGCAGAACGGGCATGGCAGATATCTTCTGAGCCTCTCAAATCTGTTCCCATGAATATAATTATGTCATATATGTCTGGTAACAGCTTGCAAATTATTCCTATAATGACTGCTGTGATGTTGGTCTCAAATCCCATCAAAAGTATCTTAGGAGTTAAgtcaaaatttcaacatttaATCAACAAAGATAATGATGTAACCCCGCCTGTAGTTGCAGCCATGATTATGTACGTGATATACCAATTAATCCTCATGGGAATAGGTTTGCATAAGTTGAATTCAATGGGATTGTTCCCAACTACGTCAAGTGATTGGCTTGCTTGGCAACAACCAACGGAGTATTTATACCGTACGTTAAGTATTTAA
- the IRC6 gene encoding Irc6p (weakly similar to uniprot|P43615 Saccharomyces cerevisiae YFR043C), which yields MDNHKVLILLPESLEIQEHIAFISTIFQKQYDETESIARDVQWKTKYYETTLDLYIDTYDVLQEWVNDFVSDECKELRDVISGIIFVFKDEDHKPPVECLKNLIDERIEDFTAKFFIGCYFNENVIEEDELYELNSDLLVQNFEIVNWFDKPDPSMDKVGSERIKEIIDVHPWLSHPETLKKNQGQINISPIDLDSFMTKLEQAKERYQTFDDSKEAELFIEKIIDELSDMIV from the coding sequence ATGGATAACCATAAAGTCCTTATACTGCTTCCCGAATCCTTGGAGATACAGGAGCACATAGCATTCATATCAACTATATTCCAAAAGCAATATGACGAAACAGAATCTATTGCACGAGATGTGCAATGGAAGACTAAGTACTACGAGACCACTTTAGATCTATACATCGATACATACGATGTGCTCCAAGAATGGGTAAATGATTTTGTCTCTGACGAATGTAAGGAACTTAGAGATGTAATATCTGGCATAATTTTTGTCTTCAAAGATGAGGATCATAAACCTCCGGTTGAATGCCTCAAGAACTTAATTGATGAGAGGATAGAGGATTTCACGGcaaaattcttcattggTTGTTACTTTAACGAAAATGTCATCGAGGAAGATGAGCTTTATGAACTTAATAGCGACTTATTGGTTCAAAATTTCGAGATTGTCAACTGGTTTGACAAACCCGACCCATCCATGGATAAAGTGGGCtctgaaagaattaaagaGATAATAGACGTACACCCGTGGTTATCTCATCCAGAGActctaaaaaaaaaccaagGTCAAATAAATATAAGCCCGATTGATTTGGATTCATTTATGACGAAGTTAGAACAAGCAAAGGAAAGATATCAAACGTTTGATGACAGTAAGGAAGCAGAATTATTCATAGAGAAAATTATAGATGAACTCTCTGATATGATAGTATGA
- the KEG1 gene encoding Keg1p (similar to uniprot|P43614 Saccharomyces cerevisiae YFR042W Protein required for cell viability) — protein sequence MNATRRQQPRRLVVKLYQFFHISSAFLYCALLVRWLVLLPLVSRKYLPGGIHRFLCCLMVYSAVGNILWWIKMRGLAWSIFNRHNLKNINLIYLVAILHFYDDFEHSPLLKNTSYSSFIVGLSFTQMYYHWNRIFKGPSPEPRSSKSLASRLNAFIMIPLLYLSEFYLLLLNTEIDNYHNGPKTVLFNKFVLVVFIPLCLHLYKGFLYK from the coding sequence ATGAATGCTACTAGAAGACAACAGCCAAGGAGGCTGGTTGTTAAGCTATATCAGTTTTTCCATATATCAAGCGCCTTCTTATATTGCGCTTTGTTAGTTCGTTGgttggttcttcttccattgGTCTCGCGAAAGTATCTACCAGGAGGAATTCATAGGTTTCTATGTTGTTTGATGGTATACTCAGCGGTCGGTAACATTCTATGGTGGATTAAAATGCGAGGCCTGGCCTGGTCGATCTTTAACAGACACAATCTTAAGAATATCAATCTAATATATCTTGTAGCCATTCTGCACTTttatgatgattttgaacACTCACCGCTCTTGAAAAATACTAGTTATTCCTCTTTCATTGTTGGTCTTTCATTCACGCAAATGTACTATCACTGGAATAGAATATTCAAGGGCCCATCACCTGAACCACGAAGCTCAAAATCGTTAGCTTCTAGACTTAACGCATTTATCATGATTCCACTCTTATACCTTAGTGAATTTTACCTACTATTGTTGAATACTGAGATTGATAACTATCACAATGGACCAAAGACTGTGCTTTTCAATAAGTTTGTGTTGGTGGTGTTTATCCCATTGTGTTTGCATCTATACAAAGGCTTTTTATATAAATGA
- the ERJ5 gene encoding Erj5p (similar to uniprot|P43613 Saccharomyces cerevisiae YFR041C ERJ5 Endoplasmic reticulum protein that may function as a cochaperone as suggested by the presence of a DnaJ-like domain) has translation MLSSSRPVTYALFLSLFAAVAYCFTRDEIEIFQLQQELHTKYGSNMDFYQFLKLPKLKQSTSAEITKNFKKLAKKYHPDKNPKYRKLYERINLITKLLSDEGHRKTYDYYLKNGFPKYDYKKGGFFFNRVTPSVWFTFFFLYVLAGVIHLVLLKLHNNANKKRIENFVAKVREQDTTNSLGESKLVFKESEDSEDKQLLVRFGEVFVIQPDESLAKISTDDIIDPGINDTLLVKLPKWIWNKTLGKFINIGTSKSQQPNKGSPNKNKRNSKINSKAQ, from the coding sequence ATGCTATCTTCATCCAGACCTGTTACTTATGCGCTTTTTCTTTCGCTATTTGCCGCAGTAGCCTATTGTTTCACTAGGGATGAGattgaaattttccaattaCAGCAGGAATTGCACACAAAATACGGGTCAAACATGGACTTCTATCAGTTTCTTAAGCTTCCCAAACTAAAGCAATCTACTTCTGCTGAGATaaccaaaaatttcaaaaaacTAGCGAAGAAATACCATCCTGATAAGAATCCAAAGTACAGGAAGTTGTATGAACGAATTAACTTGATCACCAAGCTATTATCTGATGAAGGTCATCGTAAGACTTACGACTactatttgaaaaatggattTCCTAAATATGACTACAAAAAAGGTGggtttttcttcaataggGTTACACCCTCTGTATGgttcaccttcttctttctgtaTGTTCTTGCTGGTGTAATTCATCTTGTGCTATTGAAACTCCATAACAACGCaaataagaaaagaattgagaACTTCGTGGCTAAGGTCAGAGAACAGGACACAACCAATTCATTGGGTGAATCTAAATTGGTCTTCAAAGAGTCTGAGGACTCGGAAGATAAACAATTACTTGTGAGATTCGGTGAAGTGTTCGTCATTCAGCCTGACGAATCATTGGCGAAAATATCCACGGACGACATCATTGATCCTGGTATCAACGACACTCTATTGGTTAAATTACCTAAATGGATCTGGAATAAAACCTTAGGTAAGTTCATCAATATTGGCACTTCGAAAAGTCAACAACCCAATAAAGGCTCtccaaacaaaaataaaaggaACAGCAAAATAAACTCGAAAGCCCAATGA